One part of the Lapillicoccus jejuensis genome encodes these proteins:
- a CDS encoding sugar kinase — MTAAVDAITLGESLGLVMGEPATPLRAGSSVRFSFAGAESNVAIGLARLGHAVGFVSRVGDDFVGRMVVETLRGEGVDVSGVVVDEAAPTALMVRQHRTADALTVLYYRDGAAGSRLQPGDVPDLSGARLLHVTGITPALSASAMRTVETAVRAARAAGLVVSLDVNHRALLWSAQEAGAALAPLLDAVDLVFGGDDELLALARRDIGGDVGDVHAAVDDLLRQRPSVVVRKRGADGASVHGAFGVIERPALAVTAVDPVGAGDAFVAGFLSGLLDGVDPAACLDRAVECGAFAVSVHGDWEGAARRSELGLLARAERVHR, encoded by the coding sequence GTGACCGCCGCCGTGGACGCCATCACGCTGGGCGAGTCGCTCGGCCTCGTCATGGGCGAGCCCGCGACCCCGCTGCGGGCCGGCTCGTCAGTGCGGTTCAGCTTCGCGGGCGCGGAGTCCAACGTCGCCATCGGCCTGGCCCGGCTCGGGCACGCGGTCGGGTTCGTCAGCCGGGTCGGGGACGACTTCGTGGGACGGATGGTCGTCGAGACGCTGCGGGGCGAGGGGGTCGACGTCTCGGGGGTCGTCGTCGACGAGGCCGCGCCGACGGCCCTCATGGTGCGCCAGCACCGGACCGCCGACGCCCTGACGGTGCTCTACTACCGCGACGGGGCGGCCGGGTCGCGGCTGCAGCCGGGCGACGTGCCCGACCTCTCCGGCGCGCGGCTGCTCCACGTCACGGGGATCACCCCGGCGCTCAGCGCGTCGGCGATGAGGACCGTCGAGACGGCGGTGCGGGCCGCTCGGGCCGCCGGTCTCGTCGTCAGCCTCGACGTCAACCACCGCGCGCTGCTCTGGAGCGCTCAGGAGGCCGGCGCCGCGCTCGCCCCCCTGCTCGACGCCGTGGACCTCGTCTTCGGTGGGGACGACGAGCTCCTCGCGCTCGCCCGGCGCGACATCGGTGGCGACGTCGGCGACGTCCATGCGGCGGTGGACGACCTGCTCCGGCAGCGGCCGTCGGTCGTCGTGCGCAAGCGGGGGGCGGACGGCGCCTCGGTCCACGGCGCGTTCGGCGTCATCGAGCGGCCCGCCCTCGCGGTGACCGCGGTGGACCCCGTGGGAGCGGGCGACGCGTTCGTCGCCGGGTTCCTCAGCGGGCTGCTCGACGGCGTCGACCCCGCGGCGTGCCTCGACCGGGCCGTCGAGTGCGGGGCGTTCGCCGTGTCGGTGCACGGCGACTGGGAGGGTGCCGCCCGCCGTTCCGAGCTCGGCCTGCTCGCCCGCGCCGAACGCGTCCACCGCTGA
- the manD gene encoding D-mannonate dehydratase ManD: protein MTALGTTRARHGSRTITDVDVVVCSPGRNYVTLRLGTTDGLVGWGDATLNGRELAVASYLRDHVAPLLLGKDASRIGDLWQYLYRGPYWRRGPVTMASISAVDQALWDLQGKAAGMPVFQLLGGRARERLMTYPHATGHSVEDAVASVAGRLEEGYAAVRVQASVPGLPSTYGVHVGDEAYEPAHTDLPDEEAWSTPLYLDFVPRLMKRVRDELGFGFALLHDGHHRLSPTEATWLGRELEPQRLFWLEDVTPAEDQRAFAPIKAGTTTPLAVGEVFNSIWDCQELISNRWIDYIRCATTHTGGITHMRRILDLADLHGVRSGCHGPSDVSPIGMAANVHLDVAIPNFGVQEFMGYPDAAAEVFTTSYRLVDGHLEVDDDVPGLGVEVDLEAAERYPYVRRYLPVNRRLDGSMHDW, encoded by the coding sequence ATGACGGCGCTCGGGACGACCAGGGCCCGGCACGGCTCCCGCACCATCACGGACGTCGACGTCGTCGTCTGCTCCCCGGGGCGCAACTACGTGACGCTGCGCCTCGGGACCACCGACGGGCTCGTCGGGTGGGGCGACGCGACGCTCAACGGGCGTGAGCTCGCCGTCGCGTCCTACCTGCGCGACCACGTCGCACCGCTCCTGCTCGGCAAGGACGCGTCCCGCATCGGCGACCTGTGGCAGTACCTCTACCGCGGCCCCTACTGGCGCCGCGGGCCGGTGACCATGGCGTCGATCTCCGCGGTGGACCAGGCGCTGTGGGACCTGCAGGGCAAGGCCGCCGGCATGCCGGTGTTCCAGCTGCTGGGGGGCCGCGCGCGGGAGCGGCTGATGACGTACCCGCACGCCACGGGGCACTCGGTCGAGGACGCCGTCGCCTCCGTCGCCGGCAGGCTCGAGGAGGGCTACGCGGCTGTGCGGGTGCAGGCCTCGGTGCCGGGGCTGCCGTCGACGTACGGGGTCCACGTCGGTGACGAGGCCTACGAGCCGGCGCACACCGACCTCCCGGACGAGGAGGCGTGGAGCACCCCGCTCTACCTCGACTTCGTGCCGAGGCTCATGAAGCGGGTCCGCGACGAGCTGGGCTTCGGCTTCGCCCTCCTGCACGACGGCCACCACCGGCTCAGCCCCACCGAGGCGACGTGGCTGGGCAGGGAGCTCGAGCCGCAGCGGCTGTTCTGGCTCGAGGACGTCACGCCGGCCGAGGACCAGCGGGCGTTCGCCCCGATCAAGGCCGGGACGACGACCCCCCTCGCGGTCGGCGAGGTGTTCAACTCGATCTGGGACTGCCAGGAGCTCATCAGCAACCGGTGGATCGACTACATCCGCTGCGCGACGACGCACACCGGCGGCATCACCCACATGAGGCGGATCCTCGACCTCGCCGACCTCCACGGGGTGCGGTCCGGGTGCCACGGGCCGAGCGACGTCTCCCCGATCGGCATGGCGGCCAACGTCCACCTCGACGTGGCCATCCCCAACTTCGGGGTGCAGGAGTTCATGGGCTACCCCGACGCGGCGGCGGAGGTCTTCACGACGTCGTACCGGCTCGTGGACGGGCACCTGGAGGTCGACGACGACGTGCCGGGGCTGGGCGTCGAGGTGGATCTCGAGGCGGCGGAACGGTATCCGTACGTCCGCAGGTACCTGCCGGTCAACCGCCGCCTCGACGGCAGCATGCACGACTGGTGA
- a CDS encoding extracellular solute-binding protein, producing the protein MSIRTSGSVLLGAALAATALTACGSTSGSSGSSGGDKTITVAASGDTNVQQLWQQLLIPDFEKANPGTTVKLSFDLHGNNDQQNFARLAAATQQKKDPGVDLVASFTDKAASAGLLADVSSQVTNLKDVDPQIVKAGGAGAIPYRASSVLLAYNPSTVMDPPKTLADLLTWIKAHPGKFTYNSPKSGGSGQAFVVTVLDSQTPQADREKMTSGYDKSLEKDWDAGWSTLSGLNQYVYQKGVYPNGNNQVLQLLSSGQIDMAPVWSDQFISGQAAGTIPKTVKAQQITNPSFTGGAAYVGVTKASKNQELAAELANFILTPDEQAKIADKIAGYPVIPISKLSSEVQQKFSGADANNLRPGLSPDHASDVNDLWDQKVPGK; encoded by the coding sequence ATGTCCATCCGTACCTCGGGGAGCGTCCTGCTGGGCGCCGCCCTCGCCGCCACCGCCCTCACCGCCTGCGGCTCGACCTCCGGCTCGTCCGGGTCGTCGGGCGGGGACAAGACCATCACCGTCGCGGCCAGCGGCGACACCAACGTCCAGCAGCTGTGGCAGCAGCTGCTCATCCCCGACTTCGAGAAGGCCAACCCCGGGACCACGGTCAAGCTGAGCTTCGACCTGCACGGCAACAACGACCAGCAGAACTTCGCCCGCCTCGCCGCGGCCACGCAGCAGAAGAAGGACCCGGGCGTCGACCTCGTCGCGAGCTTCACCGACAAGGCCGCCAGCGCCGGGCTGCTCGCCGACGTCTCCTCGCAGGTGACCAACCTCAAGGACGTGGACCCGCAGATCGTCAAGGCCGGCGGCGCCGGCGCGATCCCGTACCGCGCCTCGTCGGTGCTGCTCGCCTACAACCCCTCCACGGTCATGGACCCGCCCAAGACGCTCGCCGACCTGCTCACCTGGATCAAGGCGCACCCGGGCAAGTTCACCTACAACTCGCCCAAGAGCGGCGGCTCGGGGCAGGCCTTCGTCGTCACCGTCCTCGACAGCCAGACCCCGCAGGCCGACCGCGAGAAGATGACGAGCGGCTACGACAAGTCGCTCGAGAAGGACTGGGACGCGGGCTGGTCGACGCTGTCCGGGCTGAACCAGTACGTGTACCAGAAGGGCGTCTACCCCAACGGCAACAACCAGGTCCTCCAGCTCCTGTCGTCGGGGCAGATCGACATGGCGCCGGTGTGGTCCGACCAGTTCATCTCCGGCCAGGCCGCCGGCACCATCCCCAAGACGGTCAAGGCGCAGCAGATCACCAACCCGTCCTTCACCGGCGGGGCGGCGTACGTCGGCGTGACCAAGGCGTCGAAGAACCAGGAGCTCGCGGCCGAGCTGGCGAACTTCATCCTCACGCCCGACGAGCAGGCGAAGATCGCCGACAAGATCGCCGGCTACCCGGTCATCCCGATCAGCAAGCTGAGCAGCGAGGTGCAGCAGAAGTTCTCCGGCGCCGACGCCAACAACCTGCGCCCGGGGCTGTCCCCGGACCACGCGAGCGACGTCAACGACCTGTGGGACCAGAAGGTCCCGGGGAAGTGA
- a CDS encoding inositol monophosphatase family protein translates to MSASSVDLDAVLEVALACADDAARVLHDVPRGEIRTKKHAADLVTDVDVATERTVRARIADAFPGHLVVGEELGGEPDLDGDTPTWWCDPVDGTTNLASGLPWTSFSLALAVGREPLVGVVADLWRGEVWWTSAGGGAWRRTDDGGRERLTASSATGLAGQVLLTEWASYAPWPGMLDLLAALWERHCTSRVMGSGTLSVASVGTGRAAAAVIGSFGPEDHLAALLIGLEAGAVVRDAAGRETRWPGPGPFSVAAPGVDADLRALTTSCF, encoded by the coding sequence ATGAGCGCGTCGTCCGTGGACCTCGACGCCGTGCTCGAGGTCGCGCTGGCCTGCGCCGACGACGCGGCCCGGGTGCTGCACGACGTGCCCCGCGGCGAGATCCGCACGAAGAAGCACGCCGCCGACCTCGTCACCGACGTCGACGTCGCGACCGAGCGGACGGTGCGGGCGCGGATCGCCGACGCCTTCCCGGGACACCTCGTCGTGGGAGAGGAGCTCGGCGGCGAGCCCGACCTCGACGGCGACACCCCGACCTGGTGGTGCGACCCGGTCGACGGCACGACCAACCTCGCGTCCGGGCTGCCGTGGACGTCGTTCTCCCTGGCCCTCGCGGTCGGCCGCGAGCCGCTCGTCGGCGTCGTCGCGGACCTGTGGCGCGGCGAGGTGTGGTGGACGAGCGCCGGGGGCGGGGCGTGGCGCCGTACGGACGACGGTGGACGGGAGCGGCTCACCGCCTCGTCCGCGACCGGCCTCGCCGGCCAGGTGCTGCTGACCGAGTGGGCGTCGTACGCGCCGTGGCCGGGGATGCTCGACCTGCTCGCCGCCCTGTGGGAGCGGCACTGCACGAGCCGGGTCATGGGCTCGGGGACGCTCAGCGTCGCGTCGGTCGGCACCGGCCGCGCGGCCGCCGCGGTGATCGGGTCGTTCGGTCCCGAGGACCACCTCGCCGCGCTGCTCATCGGCCTCGAGGCCGGCGCCGTCGTCCGCGACGCAGCGGGTCGGGAGACCCGCTGGCCCGGCCCCGGCCCCTTCTCCGTCGCCGCCCCCGGCGTCGACGCCGACCTCCGGGCCCTGACGACCTCTTGCTTCTGA
- a CDS encoding bifunctional 4-hydroxy-2-oxoglutarate aldolase/2-dehydro-3-deoxy-phosphogluconate aldolase: MVDFATIFDRTPVMAILRGYTADRSVELARTAWDLGIACVEVPVQSPEAVESLAAVVEAAAGRDVVIGAGTVTTSERVARSLAAGAQFTVAPGFDAAVAAESEAAGLPHLPGVATPSEVGAAMAHGYTWLKAFPASLLTPAWLAAIAGPFPQARLVCTGGIDSHNARAFLDAGARGVAVGSALESPEQLPALATLVGRGAGR, translated from the coding sequence ATGGTCGACTTCGCGACCATCTTCGACCGCACGCCCGTCATGGCGATCCTGCGCGGGTACACCGCCGACCGCTCCGTCGAGCTCGCCCGCACCGCCTGGGACCTCGGCATCGCCTGCGTCGAGGTGCCGGTGCAGTCGCCCGAGGCGGTGGAGTCCCTCGCCGCCGTCGTCGAGGCCGCCGCGGGCCGGGACGTCGTCATCGGCGCCGGGACCGTGACGACGTCGGAGCGGGTCGCCCGGTCACTGGCCGCCGGGGCGCAGTTCACGGTGGCGCCCGGCTTCGACGCGGCCGTCGCCGCCGAGAGCGAGGCCGCGGGCCTGCCGCACCTGCCCGGGGTGGCGACGCCGTCGGAGGTGGGGGCCGCGATGGCGCACGGGTACACCTGGCTCAAGGCGTTCCCCGCCTCGCTGCTCACGCCCGCGTGGCTCGCGGCGATCGCCGGACCGTTCCCGCAGGCGCGGCTGGTCTGCACGGGCGGGATCGACAGCCACAACGCCCGGGCCTTCCTCGACGCCGGTGCGCGCGGGGTCGCCGTGGGCTCGGCGCTGGAGTCGCCCGAGCAGCTGCCCGCGCTCGCCACCCTCGTCGGCCGGGGGGCCGGCCGATGA
- a CDS encoding glycerophosphodiester phosphodiesterase: MTAAQTSVALPRVGQGRALAVGHRGDPVAHRENTLPAVRAAIEAGVDLVEVDLKTSADGVSVLLHDDRLTRLWELDRGVRELTAAELADLGGPTDRPGVGEAPYVPRLEQALRLLTGTSCGMLLDLTSAEWVPAALDTVRAAVAGGTVRPDQVAWCGGVDALRLVREADDTARVFLTWGEELRTGLPDDALVEELRPESFNPHWQGVVPRVREWCDERGLGLSCWTVDDRETVRRVLEEGAGSVTSNRVPQVVAEVAAWNAR; encoded by the coding sequence GTGACGGCGGCGCAGACGTCCGTGGCGCTGCCGCGCGTCGGGCAGGGTCGGGCGCTGGCCGTCGGTCACCGCGGCGACCCGGTCGCCCACCGGGAGAACACGCTGCCGGCCGTGCGGGCCGCGATCGAGGCCGGCGTCGACCTCGTCGAGGTCGACCTCAAGACGAGCGCCGACGGGGTCAGCGTGCTGCTGCACGACGACCGGCTCACCCGGCTGTGGGAGCTCGACCGCGGCGTGCGCGAGCTGACCGCCGCCGAGCTGGCCGACCTCGGCGGGCCGACCGACCGGCCCGGGGTGGGCGAGGCTCCGTACGTGCCCCGGCTCGAGCAGGCGCTGCGGCTGCTCACCGGGACCTCCTGCGGGATGCTGCTCGACCTCACGTCCGCCGAGTGGGTGCCGGCCGCGCTGGACACGGTCCGGGCCGCGGTGGCCGGCGGCACCGTCCGCCCCGACCAGGTCGCGTGGTGCGGCGGGGTCGACGCGCTGCGGCTCGTGCGCGAGGCTGACGACACCGCGCGCGTGTTCCTCACCTGGGGTGAGGAGCTGCGGACGGGGCTGCCCGACGACGCGCTCGTCGAGGAGCTGCGTCCCGAGTCGTTCAACCCGCACTGGCAGGGCGTCGTCCCTCGGGTCCGCGAGTGGTGCGACGAGCGGGGACTGGGCCTCAGCTGCTGGACCGTCGACGACCGCGAGACGGTCCGCCGGGTCCTCGAGGAGGGGGCCGGGTCCGTGACGTCGAACCGCGTGCCGCAGGTCGTCGCCGAGGTCGCCGCGTGGAACGCCCGATGA
- a CDS encoding ABC transporter permease, translating to MSAENVTAAVVPVPDGTTAERPSRRHRATGLLLASPPLLLVALFVGFPIVVAVAYSLGHTGGLNATVSVIAKEQVTVSSWWQQSLGAYSSLFADERFRRDLLVTVLVSLGVTVLVLVLAWVIALYVRLSDSWVSRVLSALAVVPMFVPVVIASWAILTFYAADGFLRSVAATMGLTAPVWGYTTTAVVIGLTWTSLPFATLMVVSGVQGVPDALIEAARDAGASLPRVVLSVIAPMALVPTVIAGTFTAIGTLGSFTVPYFTGPNAPKMLGVDMSDYFTSYNLPQASVAMAVVVFVVAAGFGAVYVWANYRSAASTGRV from the coding sequence ATGTCCGCCGAGAACGTCACCGCGGCCGTCGTCCCCGTCCCCGACGGGACGACGGCCGAGCGGCCGAGCCGCCGGCACCGGGCCACCGGCCTGCTGCTGGCCAGCCCGCCGCTGCTGCTCGTCGCCCTCTTCGTGGGCTTCCCGATCGTCGTCGCCGTCGCGTACTCGCTCGGCCACACCGGGGGTCTCAACGCGACCGTCTCCGTCATCGCCAAGGAGCAGGTGACGGTCTCCTCCTGGTGGCAGCAGAGCCTCGGGGCCTACTCCTCGCTCTTCGCCGACGAGAGGTTCCGTCGCGACCTGCTCGTCACGGTGCTCGTCTCGCTCGGGGTCACCGTGCTCGTGCTCGTCCTCGCGTGGGTCATCGCGCTCTACGTGCGGTTGTCGGACTCGTGGGTCTCGCGGGTGCTGTCGGCGCTCGCCGTCGTCCCGATGTTCGTGCCCGTCGTCATCGCCTCGTGGGCCATCCTCACCTTCTACGCCGCAGACGGGTTCCTGCGCTCGGTCGCCGCGACGATGGGGCTGACCGCGCCGGTGTGGGGCTACACGACGACGGCCGTCGTCATCGGCCTGACCTGGACGAGCCTGCCGTTCGCGACGCTCATGGTCGTCTCGGGCGTGCAGGGTGTGCCCGACGCGCTCATCGAGGCGGCCCGGGACGCGGGCGCGTCGCTGCCGCGCGTCGTGCTCAGCGTCATCGCCCCGATGGCGCTGGTGCCGACGGTCATCGCCGGGACGTTCACCGCGATCGGCACGCTGGGCTCGTTCACGGTGCCGTACTTCACCGGCCCGAACGCGCCGAAGATGCTCGGCGTCGACATGTCGGACTACTTCACGTCCTACAACCTGCCCCAGGCGTCGGTCGCCATGGCCGTCGTCGTCTTCGTCGTCGCGGCCGGGTTCGGCGCTGTCTACGTGTGGGCCAACTACCGCAGCGCGGCGAGCACGGGGAGGGTCTGA
- the dgoD gene encoding galactonate dehydratase produces MRITSLETFLVPPRWCFLKIETDEGVVGWGEPVVEGRAHTVAAAVDELADHLVGTDPLRIEDHWQVMTKGAFYRGGPILSSAVAGVDQALWDIAGKVRDAPVHELLGGPVRDRQRVYTWIAGDEPGEVAEGARERLEQGLTAVKMNATGRLGQLATVREIDEMLQRVAAVREVMGDDGGVAVDFHGRVTPASAREMVRLLEPLRPMFVEEPVVPELSADLARICATTTIPIATGERLYSRWDFREVLASGIAVAQPDLSHAGGISECRRIAAMAEAYGVAMAPHCPLGPIALAACLQLDFATPNTLIQEMSWGIHYNVGGDLLDYVVDPSVFAITDGHVERPTGPGLGIEIDESAVRRAAETGHRWRSPAWRLPDGSLAEW; encoded by the coding sequence ATGAGGATCACCTCGCTCGAGACGTTCCTCGTGCCGCCGCGATGGTGCTTCCTCAAGATCGAGACCGACGAGGGGGTCGTCGGCTGGGGCGAGCCGGTGGTCGAGGGGCGAGCGCACACGGTCGCCGCCGCGGTCGACGAGCTGGCCGACCACCTCGTCGGCACCGACCCGCTGCGCATCGAGGACCACTGGCAGGTGATGACCAAGGGCGCGTTCTACCGCGGCGGGCCGATCCTCTCCAGCGCCGTCGCCGGGGTCGACCAGGCGCTGTGGGACATCGCGGGCAAGGTGCGCGACGCGCCGGTCCACGAGCTGCTCGGCGGTCCGGTGCGCGACCGGCAGCGGGTCTACACGTGGATCGCCGGCGACGAGCCCGGCGAGGTCGCCGAGGGGGCGCGGGAGCGGCTCGAGCAGGGGCTCACCGCGGTGAAGATGAACGCCACCGGGCGCCTGGGCCAGCTGGCCACGGTGCGCGAGATCGACGAGATGCTCCAGCGCGTCGCCGCGGTGCGCGAGGTCATGGGCGACGACGGCGGCGTGGCCGTCGACTTCCACGGCCGGGTCACCCCGGCCAGCGCCCGCGAGATGGTGCGCCTGCTCGAGCCGCTGCGGCCGATGTTCGTCGAGGAACCGGTCGTCCCCGAGCTGAGCGCCGACCTGGCGCGGATCTGCGCGACGACCACCATCCCCATCGCGACCGGCGAGCGGCTCTACTCCCGGTGGGACTTCCGCGAGGTGCTGGCCTCGGGCATCGCCGTCGCGCAGCCCGACCTCTCGCACGCCGGCGGTATCTCGGAGTGCCGCCGGATCGCGGCGATGGCCGAGGCGTACGGCGTGGCCATGGCGCCGCACTGCCCCCTGGGCCCGATCGCGCTCGCGGCGTGCCTGCAGCTCGACTTCGCCACGCCGAACACCCTCATCCAGGAGATGAGCTGGGGGATCCACTACAACGTGGGCGGCGACCTCCTCGACTACGTCGTCGACCCCTCCGTGTTCGCCATCACCGACGGCCACGTCGAGCGCCCGACCGGGCCGGGACTCGGGATCGAGATCGACGAGTCGGCCGTCCGTCGGGCCGCGGAGACCGGCCACCGCTGGCGCTCGCCCGCCTGGCGCCTGCCCGACGGTTCCCTCGCCGAGTGGTGA
- a CDS encoding ABC transporter ATP-binding protein has protein sequence MTTTPDAATARRTEPSTVTELGPAPADGGLVLRGVHKVLGGRTIVDALDLTVAKGELVCLLGPSGCGKTTTLRMVAGFLDPDAGSVTIDGQDVTSLPPERRPTAMVFQNYALWPHMSVFDNVAFPLKLRKTPKPELRQRVEAVLELVGLTHHLKSRPARISGGEQQRVALARALVQEPQVLLLDEPLSNLDAKLRVRVREDIREIQQRLGITTVIVTHDQDEALSVSDRVAVMNGGRIEQYAAPSELYRSPVTTFVGGFVGATNTVSGRLEPAGGGWVLDVGGSRVPVATTNLAAVGRDDDTVSVRPEDVVVGGDGVPAAVERVIPRGHFTEVVLRLGSGAEAVRAYVDADAALAVGVGSSVPVRFRRALAYRDGVLA, from the coding sequence ATGACCACCACCCCCGACGCGGCCACCGCGCGCCGTACGGAGCCCTCGACCGTCACCGAGCTCGGGCCGGCGCCCGCCGACGGCGGGCTCGTCCTGCGCGGCGTGCACAAGGTCCTCGGCGGGCGGACCATCGTCGACGCCCTCGACCTCACCGTCGCCAAGGGCGAGCTGGTCTGCCTGCTCGGCCCGAGCGGCTGCGGCAAGACGACGACGCTGCGGATGGTCGCGGGCTTCCTCGACCCCGACGCCGGCTCGGTGACCATCGACGGGCAGGACGTCACGTCGCTGCCGCCGGAGCGGCGGCCGACCGCGATGGTCTTCCAGAACTACGCGCTGTGGCCGCACATGAGCGTCTTCGACAACGTCGCCTTCCCGCTCAAGCTGCGCAAGACGCCGAAGCCCGAGCTGCGCCAGCGGGTCGAGGCGGTGCTCGAGCTCGTAGGGCTCACCCACCACCTGAAGTCCCGCCCCGCGCGGATCTCCGGCGGCGAGCAGCAGCGAGTGGCGCTGGCCCGCGCCCTCGTGCAGGAGCCGCAGGTGCTGCTGCTCGACGAGCCGCTGTCCAACCTCGACGCCAAGCTGCGCGTGCGGGTCCGCGAGGACATCCGCGAGATCCAGCAGCGGCTCGGCATCACGACGGTGATCGTCACCCACGACCAGGACGAGGCGCTGTCGGTGTCCGACCGGGTGGCCGTGATGAACGGCGGGCGGATCGAGCAGTACGCCGCCCCGTCCGAGCTCTACCGCTCGCCGGTCACGACCTTCGTCGGCGGGTTCGTCGGCGCGACCAACACCGTCTCCGGGCGGCTCGAGCCGGCCGGTGGCGGCTGGGTGCTCGACGTGGGCGGGTCGCGGGTGCCGGTGGCGACGACCAACCTCGCGGCTGTCGGACGCGACGACGACACCGTGTCGGTGCGGCCCGAGGACGTCGTGGTGGGCGGTGACGGCGTGCCCGCCGCGGTGGAGCGGGTCATCCCGCGCGGGCACTTCACCGAGGTCGTGCTGCGGCTCGGCTCCGGGGCGGAGGCGGTGCGGGCGTACGTCGACGCCGACGCGGCCCTCGCGGTCGGGGTGGGCTCGAGCGTGCCTGTGCGGTTCCGGCGGGCGCTGGCCTACCGCGACGGCGTGCTCGCGTGA
- a CDS encoding ABC transporter permease encodes MATVTQSARPGVAPDDAVRRPAPRPARRRGGRAWGGRLFTGLLAVALALFILGPLVWLGVHAFATSWTYPHLLPDGWTMQWWSAVFDDPNLSGSVVLSLEFAVVTMAVSAVLCLPAAYAFARFDFPGRRVFLIGLFATNAFPKMGLFVALASLFYTLNLMSTFVGVVIIHLLGTVVFMTWIPAAAFAAVPRSLEEAARDAGAGRFTVLRTVTLPLALPGILVALIMSFLASFDEAQGTYLVGNPDFVTMPTQMYSLVLNYPPQVAAVFSILLAVPSAVLLLLVRKHVMGGQLAEGFQIR; translated from the coding sequence ATGGCGACGGTCACGCAGTCCGCGCGGCCGGGCGTCGCGCCCGACGACGCCGTACGGCGTCCTGCCCCGCGGCCGGCGCGCCGCCGCGGCGGGAGGGCCTGGGGCGGGCGGCTGTTCACCGGGTTGCTCGCGGTCGCCCTCGCGCTCTTCATCCTCGGGCCGCTGGTCTGGCTCGGGGTGCACGCCTTCGCGACGAGCTGGACCTACCCGCACCTGCTGCCCGACGGCTGGACGATGCAGTGGTGGTCCGCGGTGTTCGACGACCCCAACCTGTCGGGGTCGGTGGTGCTGTCGCTGGAGTTCGCGGTCGTGACGATGGCCGTGTCGGCGGTGCTCTGCCTGCCGGCGGCGTACGCGTTCGCGCGCTTCGACTTCCCCGGCCGGCGGGTCTTCCTCATCGGGCTCTTCGCGACCAACGCCTTCCCGAAGATGGGGCTGTTCGTCGCGCTGGCGTCGCTGTTCTACACGCTCAACCTCATGTCGACCTTCGTCGGCGTCGTCATCATCCACCTGCTGGGCACGGTGGTCTTCATGACGTGGATCCCGGCCGCGGCCTTCGCGGCCGTGCCGCGCTCGCTCGAGGAGGCGGCCCGCGACGCGGGGGCCGGGCGGTTCACGGTGCTGCGCACGGTGACCCTGCCGCTCGCGCTGCCCGGCATCCTCGTCGCGCTCATCATGAGCTTCCTCGCCTCCTTCGACGAGGCGCAGGGGACCTACCTGGTCGGCAACCCCGACTTCGTCACGATGCCCACCCAGATGTACTCGCTCGTCCTCAACTACCCGCCCCAGGTCGCCGCGGTCTTCTCGATCCTGCTGGCCGTCCCGTCGGCGGTGCTGCTGCTCCTCGTGCGCAAGCACGTCATGGGCGGGCAGCTGGCAGAAGGGTTCCAGATCCGATGA